The [Pantoea] beijingensis genomic sequence CCGTCTTTACGCATTTCATCAAAAGCTTTGTCAATCGCCGCTTTTAATTCGGTATTCTCTTTCGCCATACCCATACCGGTGCCAACACCGAAAATAGCATTATCTTTTACTGCCGGGCCGGCAAAGGCATAGTCTTTACCGATTGGCTGCTTCAAAAACCCTTCGCTGGCAGCAACTTCATCCTGGAAGGCGGCATCAATACGGCCCGCCGTCAGATCCTGATAAACCAGATCCTGATTTGCATAGGGGGTGATGGTCACGCCTTTTGGACGCCAGTATTGATTGGCATAGGTTTCCTGCGTAGTTCCCTGCAGCAGACCAATATTCTTGCCTTTTAATGATTCAATTGTTGGCTGGATGGGTGAACCTTTGGTCGCAATCAAACGGGCATTTGCTGCGTAAAGTTTCTCGGAGAAGGCAATCTCCTGCTGGCGTTTTTCAGTAATGGAGAGTGAAGAGATAATGGCATCAATCTTTTTCGCTTTCAGCGACGGGATCAGCGCATCAAAATCGCTTTCTACAAAAGTACATTTGGTCTCAATGCGTTTGCAAATTTCGTTGGCCAAATCAATATCAAACCCCACCAGTTGCCCCTGCGCGTTCTTTGATTCGAACGGTGCATAGGTTGGATCGGTTCCGATACGCAGATTTTTCGGCACGGCAGCGAACACGCTACTTGCGCTGGAGAAAGCCAGCACCAGAGAAAGAGCCAGGACCTGCTTTTTCATAGATTACCCTCAAGTAAAGTGCTTTTTGTTATCACTATAATATGGTGTGTTGCGCAGTTTATTTAGCAGGTTTCATGCCAGTTTTGTGGCAATCAACTGCACATGACTCGCGCACTAAACCCGGCACCCAAAATGGGCGCAAGCGCTTAGTTTATGAGGAAAAATATAACAGGGTTGTTATGCATAAGCGGCAACTATGTTGCATTTTGGTGCGCGCGATGCACGAAAAGTGATCCATGACAAACTGTTGCACCATAATAGGTCAGTTCGCTACGCGCTATGCCCCATTCCAGCGCGTAAAGAGATCATGTGGAAGCGTGAAATCAAACTGATCAATAACGCGGTTAACCGTCTGGTCGATAATCTGCTGCACGTTTTCAGGGCGATGATAAAAAGCGGGTACTGGCGGCATGATAATGGCTCCCATCTCGGCGGCGGTGGTCATCATCCGTAAATGTCCCAAGTGCAGCGGCGTTTCACGCACGCACAACACCAGACGACGCCGTTCCTTCAGCACGACATCCGCCGCACGCGTCAATAAGCCATCAGTGTAGCTGTGTACTATGCCGGATAGCGTTTTCATCGAACAAGGCAGAATAGCCATCCCGTCAGTTTTGAACGAGCCGGAAGAAATACTGGCTGCGATATCGCGGACATCATGCACCACATCCGCAAAACTCTGGATTTCCCGCACGGTAAGGTCGCTCTCCAATGCCAGCGTCTGGCGCGCTGCCTGACTCATCACTAAATGGGTTTCTACGTCATCCACCTGCTGCAAAACCTGCAGCATACGCACGCCGTAGATCACGCCACTGGCACCTGAAATGCCAATAATAAGTCTTTTCATGGTAGAGCCTTATAAAAAATGGGCCGGAATAATCCGACCCATTATGACATATCCACAGAAAATTGGCGTGGCATCAACCTTCGTTATGCATCTCCAGGTTTTCCACTTCATTCTGACGAGCCAGCGCTTTTGCATCATCATTACGCAGTGACTGAAGATATTCGAGGTAACTCTGGTCTACATCTTTAGTGACGTAAATACCGTTGAACACCGAACATTCAAACTGAACAATATCCGGGTTCTCTTCACGCACGGCTTCAATCAAGTCGTCCAGATCCTGGAAAATCAACGCATCAGCACCGATAATCTGGCAGATCTCATCCACTTCACGCCCATGTGCAATCAGTTCCGTCGCACTTGGCATATCAATGCCATAGACGTTAGGAAAACGAATTTCCGGCGCGGCTGAAGCAAGATAGACTTTCTTCGCACCCGCTTCACGTGCCATCTCGATAATTTGCTCAGAAGTCGTGCCACGAACGATAGAATCGTCGACCAGCAGTACGTTTTTATCACGGAACTCAGCACGATTAGCGTTAAGCTTACGACGCACGGCGCTACGGCGCTGGTGCTGACCCGGCATGATAAAGGTCCGACCGACATAGCGGTTTTTCACAAAGCCTTGCCGATAAGGTTTGTTCAGAATACCGGCGATCTCCAGCGCAATATCACAGGACGTTTCCGGAATTGGAATCACGACGTCAATATCCAGGTCTTCCCATTCACGCGCGATTTTTGCGCCCAGTTTGGTTCCCATCCGGACCCGTGCGCTATAGACAGAGATTTTATCGATAAAGGAGTCGGGACGAGCAAAATAGACGTATTCAAACAGGCAAGGATTACTTTTCGGGTTTTCCGCACACTGGCGCGTAGAAAGCTGACCTTTTTCGGTAATATATACCGCTTCGCCCGGCGCTACATCGCGCAGAAATTCAAAGCCCAGCGTATCCAGCGCGACGCTTTCGGACGCCACCATATATTCAATACGGCCGTCATTCATGGCGCGTTTACCAATAACCAACGGGCGAATACCGTTTGGATCACGGAAGGCAACCATACCATGACCAATAATCATTGAGACGCAAGCGTAAGCGCCACGGACTTTCTGGTGCAGTGCCGCGACCGCTGAAAAAATATTTTCGGCTTCCAGTGGATAGTGCGGGAAACGGTCTAACTCCTGCGCAAAGATATTGAGCAAAATCTCAGAATCCGAGGTGGTATTAACATGACGACGCCCGCTTTCAAACAGCTGCTTACGCAACTCGTGCGCATTCGTCAGGTTGCCGTTATGGGCCAGTGTAATACCGTAAGGCGAGTTGACGTAGAAGGGCTGTGCTTCAGAAGCACTGGAACTTCCCGCAGTAGGATAGCGGACATGGCCAATACCCATGTTGCCCTGCAGCCGTTGCATATGACGCGCTTCAAATACATCGCTGACCAACCCGTTCGCCTTACGCAAACGGAAGCAATTTAATGCATCGATGGTCACAATACCTGCAGCATCCTGCCCACGATGTTGAAGCACCGTTAACGCGTCATAAATCGACTGGTTTACCGGCATGAAACCGGTGATACCGACAATACCGCACATGTAGTCATATCCTCATAAGCCGCACCCCCGGCGCGATTACCGGGGTAAAAAACTCGACGAGCTTTGCAGGTAGTCAAAAAACCACCTGATGATGTAACTGAACTGGGGAACCAGTTGCGACTGCTGCCAGTCAGGACTTTTCGAAAATCCGGTGAAGGTATCGAGGAAGAATAAAATGGCGGAAACAATTAGCACGCCACGCAATGCCCCGAAACAGACACCCAACACCCTGTCGGTTCCTGACAGGCCGGTTTTTTCCACCAGTGAACCAATGACATAATTTACTATCGCCCCGACAATCAGCGTGGCAATAAAAAGTATCCCGATGGCAATTCCATTTCGTACCAGCTCATCTTCAAAACCTGTGAACCAGACCGCAAGAAAGGAGTAATAATGACTGGCGACAAAGAATGCGCATCCCCAGGTTACGAGAGATAATGCTTCCCGAACAAACCCACGGATAAGGCTAACCAGAGCCGAAAAACCAACAATCGCAATAATGACGTAATCTATCCAGACCATGAACTCTTCCAGCGACAGTGCCCTTAAGATCACATCCCTCTGCTGCACCCAACGCAGTTGCAACAGAGGGATGTGACCTAAGTTCGGGGCGAATTCTAACAGAAAAAGAAAACGTTTGCGTATCGTTTTCCTTTCCCAGACAAAATAAAAAAACCCAAAAAACAGCCTGACAATCCATCATCAAGAGGGGGCAATTGACCGCAGCGCCAGACATTCAAACCACCGCAGCGCTCGGCAAAAAACCGGATACAGCTTAACCAATGTCGATGATGACGTTGCCATAATGTTCAGCAAAACTTAATTAACCGACGCGTTGCAGAACATTACGGCGGTGACATAGCCCCCATCCCATTGCGCAAGTACGGGAACGAATAGTGACGTCCCCGACCAAAACGCTCAATTATCGCGAACTGTAGGGTTTCACCACTCCGCCCAGACCAGAAATACCTTTAAGCTCACCCACCGCAGCCTGCATTTTCGCTTTGGACGCATCCGGCCCAACGTAAATACGGGTAATCTGCCCTTGTACAGGCGTCGATGGTACGGTGAAGGTGCGATAGCCTGATAAACGCAGTTGAGCAACAATTTCGTTCACTTTGCTGGCATTTTTTAGCGCACCCAACTGAACAACATACGCTTGCCCTTCCGGTGCCTGCTGCTGTTGCTTCGGTGGATCTATTGGCTTCGGCTGCTCTACTGGTTTCGGTTGCTCAACCGGCTTCGGCTGTTCAACTGGCTTCGGTTTAGGTTGCTCTACGGGCTTCGGCTTCGGTTGCTCTACGGGTTTCGGTTTCGGCGGCTCTACTGGCTTTGGTTTCGGCTGCGGTTGCTCAACCGGTTTCGGCTTCTCCGCAGGTTTCGTTTGCTGCACTGGCTTCATTGGCGGCGGCGAAACCACCGTTGGCGCACTGCTGGATTGAGGCGTAGTAGAACCGTTATCCGCGGGCTGTGAAGTCCGATCGTTATTGCCGCCCACCGCAGCACCTGCACCTTCTGGAGGTTGTGCAGGTAAAGATTGCGTAACCGGTGGCACCATATCCGCATCTTGTTGGTCGTCAGGCTTCGGGACCAATGGGATCGCCGCAAACTCTTCTTTGTAGTGTTTTTTTTGGCCGTCAAGCAAACCCGGCAGCACAATCACGCCAATGGCAACTAAAATGACGGTTCCGACTAAGCGGTTTTGAAACTTACTGGCCACTTCCGTTCTCCATTTGCATCGCTTCCATGACATGAGCCACGGTATGGAAAGAGCCGCATACCAGCACAATGTCGTCTTGCTTCGCCTGCTGCAAAGCGGCCTGCCAGGCAGCAACGACGCTGACAAAAGGCTGTGCCCCCGGCAGGTGTTCAATGAGTTGCGCCGCACTGGCACCGCGCGGACCCTCTAATGGCGCGCAGTACCAAATATCAACCTGAGAGGCCAGACTCGCCAATGTTCCGGCAATATCTTTATCATGTAACATCCCAACCACCGCGTGCACCCGCCCTTTCTTAGGCAGTTCAGCGATACGGCCGGCCAGATAGTCAGCCGCATGTGGGTTATGCGCGACATCAAGGATAACGCGTGGCTGGTACGCAACCGTCTGAAAACGTCCGGGAAGAATCGCTTTATCCAGCGACGCCCTAATAATACTGTCGCTTACCGTGAGTGAGGACGCGCGAAGCGCTGCGAGCGCAGTCGCTGCATTGGGCAAGGGAACCTGTGGTAAAGGTAGTCCACGCAATTCTCCCGCGGCGTCACGAAAATACCACGTCTCACCATCTATGCCGTAACGCCAATCACGATCGCGCTGCCGCAGGCTGGCGCCAAGATTATCAGCCACTTCACGAATGCTGTGCGGCATATCAGGCTCACCAACCACGGCTGGTTTCCCGTAACGAAAGACGCCTGCTTTTTCACGGCCAATACTTTCCCGATCGGGCCCCAGCCAGTCAGTATGATCCAGCGCAATACTGGTGATCACTGCCACATCCGCATCCACAATATTAGTCGCGTCCAAACGACCGCCCAACCCCACCTCCAGAATTACCACATCCAACGCCGCTTGCTTAAATAGCATGAGCGCCGATAGCGTACCGTATTCGAAATAGGTTAATGAGGTTGCACCACGTCCTGCTTCTATTGCCGCAAAGCTTGCGGTATGAGCGGATTCATCCAGTTCCTTACCCTGAATGCGTACGCGTTCGGTATAGCGTAATAAGTGGGGAGAACTGTAGACGCCGACGCGATATCCTGCGGCCATCAGCAGCGTTTCCAATGTTCGGCAGGTGGTGCCTTTGCCATTAGTACCAGCAACGGTGAATACGGTAGGAGCAGGCGTTAGCAGACCGAGTTGCGTGGCGACACGCAGAATGCGATCCAGCCCGAGTTCGATAGCCTGGGAATGTAAACGCTCAAGATAGTCAAGCCACGTGACCAAAGGCGACGTGGCTTGAGGAAGGTGAAGATTATCCATGGATCCCGTTCAGCACGTTACGGTTCATTGGTGAAAAGAGCAGCGCCAGGGTAGTCATTGCTGCTCTTTTCCATCATCTGTCAGGCCTCGCGACGCTGCGACGCTTCTTCCGCAGCCGCTTCTGCTTCCTGTAATGGTACAGGCGCTGGCTGATTGGTCAGCTTAGCAAGAATGCTGGCCAACTTCAGACGCATATCAGGACGACGTACAATCATATCAATCGCCCCTTTCTCAATCAGAAACTCGCTCCGCTGGAAGCCCGGTGGCAACTTTTCACGCACCGTTTGCTCAATAACGCGTGGGCCAGCAAATCCGATCAATGCTTTAGGTTCAGCGATGTTGAGATCGCCTAACATCGCAAAGCTGGCGGAAACACCACCCATCGTCGGATCGGTCAGCACAGAGATATACGGTAAGCCGCGTTCCTGCATTTTCGCCAGCGCTGCGCTGGTTTTCGCCATCTGCATCAGCGACATCAACGCTTCCTGCATACGTGCGCCGCCGCTGGCGGAGAAACAGATCATTGGGCAGTTGTCTTCGAGCGCCTGCTCAACCGCACGTACGAAACGCGCACCGACCACGGACCCCATTGAGCCACCCATGAAGGAAAACTCGAACGCACAGGCAACTACCGGCATACCGTGCAACGTGCCTTTCATAACAATAAGCGCGTCTTTCTCGTTAGTCTCTTTCTGTGCGGCCGCCAGACGATCTTTATATTTTTTAGAATCCCTGAACTTAAGCAGATCTTTGGGTTCCAGTTCGCTGCCCAGCTCTGTCAGCGTACCTTCATCAAGTAAGCTGTGCAGACGTTCACGCGCATGCATACGCATGTGGTGATCGCATTTCGGGCAAACTTCCAGATTGCGTTCAAGCTCGGCGCGGTAAAGAACCTGGCCACAGCTGTCACACTTTGTCCAAACCCCTTCAGGAATGCTTGCCTTACGCGAAGGGGTGATGGTGCTTTTGTTGAGAATTCGTTCAATCCAGCTCATTGATGACCTTTCTGTTTGAACCTGGTGAAACCAGTTTTTCTTGTCGCTGCTGAAAGCATTTTCAGCAGCCCATAAATGTCGCTCATTAAACCATAACCTTCCGACGCTGTGGATAAAAATCTGGTCGAATCGGTTGGATTTAGCGCTTTTCTTAAGGCTGTTTGTGCTGGCGAGCTGCCCGACGATGGCGCCAGACTTCGATTATGCCCGGCAGAATCGAAACAGCGATAATCGCCACAATTAACAACTTTAAATTCTCCTGTACGACGGGCAAATCACCAAACAGATAGCCCGCATAGGAGAACAGTATGACCCACAACAACGCGCCCGTGACGTTAAAAAGCGCAAAGTAGCGATAGGACATATGCCCCATCCCGGCGACGAAAGGCGCAAAAGTGCGAACGATCGGCACAAAGCGCGCCAGAATAATCGTTTTTCCGCCGTGACGCTCGTAAAACGCGTGCGTTTTATCGAGATAGCTGCGCCGGAATATTTTCGAGTCAGGGTTACTGAAGAGCTTTTTACCGAACAAACGACCGATCGTATAGTTAACCGCATCACCTGCAATTGCCGCAATCACCAGCAGGGCAACCATGGCATGGATGTTAAGATCGTTTCCTGGCAGCGCAGCCAGCGCGCCAGCGACGAACAGCAGAGAATCGCCGGGTAAAAAAGGCGTCACCACCAATCCTGTTTCACAAAACAGAATCAAAAACAGGATGGCGTAAACCCAGATGCCATATTGCGCAACCAGCTCAGCAAGATGCACGTCAATGTGTAGAATAAAATCGACAACAAAATGGACGAGATCCATAACTCTCCCTCAAATCCTTCGGCTCAATGTTAATCCTCGAGGAACAGCGGTCCCATCGGTGGACGTGGTAAGGCAAAATGCTCGGGATAATCGACAGAAACTAAATACAATCCTTCAGCACGTGCTGTTGCCGCCGCCAGAGTACGATCCTTTGCCGCCAGTAATTCCGCCATCCAGCCTTCGGGTTGATTGCCACAACCAATTTCCATCAGACTACCAACGATATTACGTACCATATGATGAACAAAGGCATTTGCCTTAATGTCCACCACAATATAAGCGCCGTGACGACTCACCCTCAGATGCATCACGTTGCGCCAGGGCGTGCGCGACTGGCACTGTACGGCGCGAAACGACGTGAAATCATTTTCGCCCAGTAAGCATTGGCCGGCGCGCTGCATTTTTTCCGCATCCAACGGGTGATAAAAATGCGTCACTCCATCATGTAAAATCGCCGGACGCAGCCGTTGATTATAAATGACATAACGATAACGACGAGCCGTAGCGCTAAACCGTGCATGGAACGCGTCGGGCACCGCTTTTACCCAGCGCACCGCAATATCGTGCGGTAGATTAGCGTTGACGCCCAGCGTCCAGGCAGCGTCTTTGCGTGCCGAAGTGGTCTCAAAATGGACCACTTGCCCGGTACCATGTACGCCAGCATCAGTACGCCCGGCGCAAAATACGCTCACGGGATGATTCGCCACTTTGGACAGCGCCTGTTCCAGCCGAGCCTGCACGCTGCGCACCTCCTGCTGCCGCTGCCATCCGTAATAACGGCTGCCATCATATTCCACACCCAGCGCCAGCTTTACCGTGCCTGCTTCCGGCAGAACCGAGTCGGACATTAGTACATATACTCCTGAACCAGCTTTTCTGCGGCTTTGATCGCCATTAGCGCCCCACCAAAACGGATATTATCGGCCACCGACCAAAATTGCAGCATCTCAGGCACGCCGTAATCGTTACGCAGACAGCCGATACTCAGTTGAATATTTCCGGATGCATCTCCGACCTGTGTCGGATAGTCATTTTCTTCAGACAGCGAAATGTCTTCTGCCCGTTCCAACTCATCGCGCGCCTCTTCCGCAGAGAGCGGGCGTAAACCTTCGACGTAAACAATCTGTGCATTGCCATAAAAAACCGGTGATTGTACGCAGCTTACCGAGACAGGCAAGCCTTCATCCTGCATCACTTTGCGTACCTGCTCGATAAGACGGCGCTCCTGCTCCACGCTACCGGTACTATCGGCTAACAGCGGTAGCACGTTAAAGGCTAGCTGACGACCAAAGTAGTGATCTTCCGCAGGCAAGCCATTCAGCAAACGAGCACTTTCTCCGGCCAGAGAATCCACCGCGGCTTTTCCGTGTGCCGACGCTGACAGCAGATTGGTGACCTGCAGACGGCTCAATCCCGCCTGCTCGACCAACGGTTTAATGGCGCACAGCAGTTGGCTGGTCAGGCTATCGGCCACGCTAATGATATTACGGTTGCGATAATCGGCCAGCACGTGCGGGTTGACGTCGGCCACTACCAACGGTACATCCGGCTCCAGCGCAAAAAGATCGCTGCTGTCGATCACCAGACAACCCGCGCTGGCAGCGTCTTCCGCATAGCGTGCGGAGGCTTCACGCCCGGCAACAAAAAAGGCCAGTTGCGCCTGCGACCAGTCAAAATCACTGGCATCATTTACCAGGTAGGTTTTGCCCTCAAAGCGCATGTTTTCACCCGCGCTACGTTCACTGGCCAGCAAATATAACTCACCAACCGGGAACTGGCGTTCCGCCAGTAATTCCAGTAAAGCGTTCCCTACTGCGCCTGTTGCGCCTAAAAGCGCAATATTCCAGCCGTCAGACATGTTGGTTTACTCCAGACAATGACACAAAAACAGAAGGCGGTGATAACACCGCCCGTTGATTCAGACTTTTCCCTACGCACGTAATTTCATGTTGTATTCACGCGTTAGCGCGCAGGATGATAAACAGCGTTAAACCCAAGTTTTTTCAGCAGTTCTGCAGCAGCGGCATCATCACACTGCACATGCAGCGACGACCATTCGCGTCGCTCCTGATAATTTTTACGCAAGCGGTCAAACTCACCCGCTATTGCCGCAACATGACGCAGAGGCGCATCGTCGCGGCGCACATCATACACCAGATGAACTAAACGTTTTAGCGTTGCCTGATCCAGAGCGCCATGTAGCGTAATTCGACCAAATTCGGGGGCTGGCAACAGCGTTTCCAGCGAAACTTGCTGTGCCTGGCCAATAAACTGTGTCCAGGCTTCAAATACCTGCGTCGTGCCCCGCGCCTTGCCTTCCAGCGTATAGCCGGCAATATGCGCGGTGCCAATATCCACGTAATCCAGCAGTTCCAGCGATAATTCTGGCTCCGGCTCCCATACGTCCAGCACCACGCTCAAATCACCACGCTGTTTTAATACCTGTAATAACGCAACATTGTCTACGACAGCACCGCGACAGGCGTTAATGAGAATGGTATCCGGCCGCAGCGCGTTCAACAGCGTTTCATCAGCAAGGTGTAAGGTTTTAAATGGGCCATCCTTAAATAAAGGAGTATGAAAGGTCAGCACATCTGCTTCAGCCACCAACGTATCCAGCGAGTAAAATTCGCCCTCATCACCGCGCTCAGCGCGCGGTGGATCGCAAAGTAAAGTGCGAATGCCTAGGGCTTCCAGCCGAGCCTGCAGCCGCCCGCCGACATTACCCACGCCAACAATGCCGACGGTACGATCCTGCAATTGAAAACCATCTCGTTCAGCCAGTAATAATAGCGCTGAAAAAACATACTCCACGACAGCAATCGCATTACATCCTGGAGCCGCAGAGAAACCAATCCCCTGTTGATGAAGATAATCTTCATCAACATGGTCCGTCCCCGCCGTCGCCGTGCCAACAAATTTAACGGGTTTTCCCTTTAACAACGCGGCATCGACTTTTGTGACTGAACGCACCATCAATCCATCAGCATCCTGTAGCTCTGCTTCCGGGATCGGGCGGCCAGGTACCGCAACGACATCACCCGTTCGGCTGAATAGCTCACGGGCATAAGGCATATTTTCATCAACGAGAATTTTCACGGACTGTTTCCTGCTTTGGCACGCTTAAGCGTGGTATTTTGCCATAGAACAAGGGGTAATTCATGCCCGAGTCTTTATCAACGAGGCCGGGTACGGTAGCGATCTGGCGTTGTACCAGCTTGCTGCTGAAACATCACAATTAAAGACGAAGCAGAACTGTATCCCAAATCAAGCGCCACATTCTGCACCGTCATTCCCTGCTCCAATCGGGAAATAGCATGCAAGAAGCGCAAGCGCTGACGCCATTCGCTGAAAGACATGCCTAATTGGGCCTGACAACGACGCGAAAGGGTGCGCTCCGTGGTGTAAACGCGTTGCGCCCACTGCGCCAGCGTGGTGTTATCGGCCGGATTATGTTCCAGCGCCTGTAGAATTGGCGCCAGATATTTATCCTGTGACATCGGCAAATAACTTTCCTGCACCTCAGCGTTACGCAACTGGTCGAGTAGCACATCGCACAGCCTTCTATCCTCATCCGTATCCGGCACCAACAACTGACGTGAGGCACAATCATCGATGATGGCATTAACGATTGGTCCAACGTTTAGCAGGCAGGCTTTCTCCGGCAGACCGCCGCATAACACAGCAGCGATATTAAAGGTGCGAAAGTTCGCCTGACGGTTATTGTAGCTGGCATGCTCTTTACCCGGCGGGACCCACACGGGAAAATCGGCGGGCGTTAGCAATCTTTCTCCTTCGACATGAATCTGCAACACATTACATTTTACAAAGATCAATTGTCCCCACGCATGGCTATGTGGCAGATATTCTGTTTTTGCGTTGGCCTGTTCATAGCGGAAGAAAAAGCGAGCATCTTTCGCATGCTGTGGTGCGTAGTAGGTAAGCTTCAGCGACATTCTGTCCGATCCGTAGGCAATATTGTCTGATTATCACTATCTCATGGAAAACAGACAAGCGTACACTGCGCTGACGCTTTTATAATAAGAGAACCACCATGAATTTTCTGTTTCCACTCTTTGCGGTGTTAATTTGGTCGGTCAATGCCATTGTCAGCAAAGTCTCGGCTGAGGCGATCGATCCTGCCGCGATTTCTTTCTACCGCTGGCTGCTGGCATTGCTGGTATTGACACCGTTTGCGCTTCCTGGCGTCTGGCGGTTGCGGCGACAGATATTACAACTGTGGTGGAAGCTGCTCATACTCGGCCTGCTTGGTATGGTGCTATATCAAAGCCTGGCCTACTACGCAGCGCATAGCGTTACGGCACTCTTTATTGGAATACTCAACGCCCTGATTCCGCTGCTCACCGTATTGATCAGTCTTTTTTTGCTGCGCCTTGCACCTACGTTGGGTATTGTTATCGGCGGCTTGCTCTCCTTTGGCGGTCTGGTGTGGCTGGTCAGCCAGGGTAATCCGCAACAGCTGCTGTCACACGGGCTGGGTAAAGGAGAACTGATGATGTTTGCCGCATCTACGTCATATGCGCTGTACGGTGTATTAACCAGACGTTGGGCGATCCCGCTACCAAACTGGCAAAGCCTGTATGTGCAAATTTTATTTGGCGTGCTGCTGTTAACGCCGAATTTCCTGATGGCAACTGACGTATCGCTTAATC encodes the following:
- the hisJ gene encoding histidine ABC transporter substrate-binding protein HisJ gives rise to the protein MKKQVLALSLVLAFSSASSVFAAVPKNLRIGTDPTYAPFESKNAQGQLVGFDIDLANEICKRIETKCTFVESDFDALIPSLKAKKIDAIISSLSITEKRQQEIAFSEKLYAANARLIATKGSPIQPTIESLKGKNIGLLQGTTQETYANQYWRPKGVTITPYANQDLVYQDLTAGRIDAAFQDEVAASEGFLKQPIGKDYAFAGPAVKDNAIFGVGTGMGMAKENTELKAAIDKAFDEMRKDGTYDKLAKKYFDFDVYGG
- a CDS encoding UbiX family flavin prenyltransferase, with amino-acid sequence MKRLIIGISGASGVIYGVRMLQVLQQVDDVETHLVMSQAARQTLALESDLTVREIQSFADVVHDVRDIAASISSGSFKTDGMAILPCSMKTLSGIVHSYTDGLLTRAADVVLKERRRLVLCVRETPLHLGHLRMMTTAAEMGAIIMPPVPAFYHRPENVQQIIDQTVNRVIDQFDFTLPHDLFTRWNGA
- the purF gene encoding amidophosphoribosyltransferase, producing MCGIVGITGFMPVNQSIYDALTVLQHRGQDAAGIVTIDALNCFRLRKANGLVSDVFEARHMQRLQGNMGIGHVRYPTAGSSSASEAQPFYVNSPYGITLAHNGNLTNAHELRKQLFESGRRHVNTTSDSEILLNIFAQELDRFPHYPLEAENIFSAVAALHQKVRGAYACVSMIIGHGMVAFRDPNGIRPLVIGKRAMNDGRIEYMVASESVALDTLGFEFLRDVAPGEAVYITEKGQLSTRQCAENPKSNPCLFEYVYFARPDSFIDKISVYSARVRMGTKLGAKIAREWEDLDIDVVIPIPETSCDIALEIAGILNKPYRQGFVKNRYVGRTFIMPGQHQRRSAVRRKLNANRAEFRDKNVLLVDDSIVRGTTSEQIIEMAREAGAKKVYLASAAPEIRFPNVYGIDMPSATELIAHGREVDEICQIIGADALIFQDLDDLIEAVREENPDIVQFECSVFNGIYVTKDVDQSYLEYLQSLRNDDAKALARQNEVENLEMHNEG
- the cvpA gene encoding colicin V production protein, which produces MVWIDYVIIAIVGFSALVSLIRGFVREALSLVTWGCAFFVASHYYSFLAVWFTGFEDELVRNGIAIGILFIATLIVGAIVNYVIGSLVEKTGLSGTDRVLGVCFGALRGVLIVSAILFFLDTFTGFSKSPDWQQSQLVPQFSYIIRWFFDYLQSSSSFLPR
- the dedD gene encoding cell division protein DedD; its protein translation is MASKFQNRLVGTVILVAIGVIVLPGLLDGQKKHYKEEFAAIPLVPKPDDQQDADMVPPVTQSLPAQPPEGAGAAVGGNNDRTSQPADNGSTTPQSSSAPTVVSPPPMKPVQQTKPAEKPKPVEQPQPKPKPVEPPKPKPVEQPKPKPVEQPKPKPVEQPKPVEQPKPVEQPKPIDPPKQQQQAPEGQAYVVQLGALKNASKVNEIVAQLRLSGYRTFTVPSTPVQGQITRIYVGPDASKAKMQAAVGELKGISGLGGVVKPYSSR
- the folC gene encoding bifunctional tetrahydrofolate synthase/dihydrofolate synthase, with amino-acid sequence MDNLHLPQATSPLVTWLDYLERLHSQAIELGLDRILRVATQLGLLTPAPTVFTVAGTNGKGTTCRTLETLLMAAGYRVGVYSSPHLLRYTERVRIQGKELDESAHTASFAAIEAGRGATSLTYFEYGTLSALMLFKQAALDVVILEVGLGGRLDATNIVDADVAVITSIALDHTDWLGPDRESIGREKAGVFRYGKPAVVGEPDMPHSIREVADNLGASLRQRDRDWRYGIDGETWYFRDAAGELRGLPLPQVPLPNAATALAALRASSLTVSDSIIRASLDKAILPGRFQTVAYQPRVILDVAHNPHAADYLAGRIAELPKKGRVHAVVGMLHDKDIAGTLASLASQVDIWYCAPLEGPRGASAAQLIEHLPGAQPFVSVVAAWQAALQQAKQDDIVLVCGSFHTVAHVMEAMQMENGSGQ
- the accD gene encoding acetyl-CoA carboxylase, carboxyltransferase subunit beta; protein product: MSWIERILNKSTITPSRKASIPEGVWTKCDSCGQVLYRAELERNLEVCPKCDHHMRMHARERLHSLLDEGTLTELGSELEPKDLLKFRDSKKYKDRLAAAQKETNEKDALIVMKGTLHGMPVVACAFEFSFMGGSMGSVVGARFVRAVEQALEDNCPMICFSASGGARMQEALMSLMQMAKTSAALAKMQERGLPYISVLTDPTMGGVSASFAMLGDLNIAEPKALIGFAGPRVIEQTVREKLPPGFQRSEFLIEKGAIDMIVRRPDMRLKLASILAKLTNQPAPVPLQEAEAAAEEASQRREA
- a CDS encoding DedA family protein, with amino-acid sequence MDLVHFVVDFILHIDVHLAELVAQYGIWVYAILFLILFCETGLVVTPFLPGDSLLFVAGALAALPGNDLNIHAMVALLVIAAIAGDAVNYTIGRLFGKKLFSNPDSKIFRRSYLDKTHAFYERHGGKTIILARFVPIVRTFAPFVAGMGHMSYRYFALFNVTGALLWVILFSYAGYLFGDLPVVQENLKLLIVAIIAVSILPGIIEVWRHRRAARQHKQP
- the truA gene encoding tRNA pseudouridine(38-40) synthase TruA, producing the protein MSDSVLPEAGTVKLALGVEYDGSRYYGWQRQQEVRSVQARLEQALSKVANHPVSVFCAGRTDAGVHGTGQVVHFETTSARKDAAWTLGVNANLPHDIAVRWVKAVPDAFHARFSATARRYRYVIYNQRLRPAILHDGVTHFYHPLDAEKMQRAGQCLLGENDFTSFRAVQCQSRTPWRNVMHLRVSRHGAYIVVDIKANAFVHHMVRNIVGSLMEIGCGNQPEGWMAELLAAKDRTLAAATARAEGLYLVSVDYPEHFALPRPPMGPLFLED